The genomic interval TGGTGTCAAAAACAGGTTAAAGTAAAGTCTTGTTGCAACTGGTTTGCAGTATTGTATAAATAATATTCCTGTACCATTGCtctcacagccatgtttaaaattctaACATTCCAGCAAATTAAACTgacaaaataaaatacatgtgCAAATAATGAAAGTAACAGACACTACTATGAACCCCATATGGATGTGTCCAAACAGGTTGCAGCCTGTGCAACGCCACCCTGCACAGAGACGGCACCATCCGTTGTTCTGGCTGCCCGCACACTGCCACCAAGTACGGAGATGGCCCCGACCGTCACTCTGGCTGCCCGTGCTCTACCTACAGGCCGAGAGGTGGTCCCCAGCACCACCTTGGCTACCTGCTTGTTGCCACCCTGTGCAGAGACAGCCCCACTTGTAGATCTGGCCACCCGCACACTGCCACCATGTGTGGAGATGACCCTGATCGTGGCTACAGCTGCCCGTGATCTGCCACCAAGCACAGAGGTGACCCTGAACATTGTTTTAGCTGCCTACACTCTACCAGCCTGTGCAGAAGTGGCCCCACCAATAGTTTTGACTACCCGCACTATGCCACCAAGTGTGGAAGTGCCCCTGACCATCATTCTGGCTGCCTGTGCTCTACCTATAAGCACAGAGGTGCCCCCCAACAATGCTGTCATTAACCGTGCACTGCCACCCTGCACGGAGGTAGCCCCACTCGCATGTCTTGGCACCCACACTCTGCCACCATATGGGGTGGTGCCCTCGACTGTCAGTTTGGCTGTCTGTGTGATGCCACCCTCTGTGGAGGTGGCCCTGCCTGCACATTCAACATCACTCTGCATGTTGAAGATTCTGACGAATTCTCCACAATCCCATGCAAAACAACGTACCTCAGGAAGCACAGACACTTCTCCATCCCACCCTGTGCCTACATCGTCTGCAGATACCACATGTACCTTTCTCAACTTTCATGTGCATTCATCACTGCCACTGCAGGGCACTTGGTCTCCACTGTTTGGAGGTTTCCAAATCACCGCTCCAGTGGACCTCATAATTCCACCTGCCACGTGTGGAGTTGTTGTTGCTGCAAACACGAGTGTGCTTCACTCTGGTGGTGATGTAAGGCCCCCTTTACAAGCCTTTATGAATTATTGTGATATGCCAACAACTTTTCAGGGAATGACAATCACAGGGCCTCCACCATTCCCAGGATTTCCATCCACTGCTCGACGAGCAACTGATACACCACAACCCAGACATGCTTCGCATGTCTTTTCAAGTTTTTCACCAGATACCCCTTCACCTCTACAGGGGATGCGAATCACAGGGCCTCCTCCATTTCCAGGATTCTAGTCTGCTGCTCAACAAGCATGTGCAACATCTCATGCTAGGCCTACTTTGCATGTCTTTTCCAACAGCCCTGACACACCATCACCTCTTCAGGGAACCATAATCACTGGTCCACCACCATTTGAGCCTTTTCCAAAATGTCTGTAATCctgtatttattttttgattacaAATAAATTCAAGTATTTATATCACATTGgctgcattattaattttgtaatatTGTTGCTGTGAAAATGTTGTTCACTAATTGCTGTCAGATGATAAGAGGTGACCAGCTACAGCACAGAGTTAACTTAGGAAACTGGTTCAGTAGGTCTCTGTGACCATTTCCATACCCTCATGATAGGTTTTATCTAAGATACACATTTACTATGCAATCATACTCAACTTGTGTACAAACATTTCTTAAAAGCTTAGCAGAGTGGTAGAAATTTCACACCAGTTCTAGACAATGAGACAGTTTAGTTCTGTCATACATCTACCATTCACAACACAAGTTGTGGCACTGACAAAACTAGAATCAAAACTGTAGTCCAGGGACGTGACTGAGATTTTCATGTTCAGGATAGTGGTCATCATATTAGGTTGTGATAAAATTATGGCACACAATGAATCGTTAACAGTATCAGCAGTTTTTTTATTCTATAGAGAATTTGAAACCAGTGGTATGAAACTTCTTATCCTGTCAACTGTACCTGATGAGAAGTGGCTGTGATAATAGAGGAAGAAGAGAACTCAGAAAAGATGCCCACAGACCATAGCGTGTTGAGCTTGTCTTATTAAAGTAGAAGAAGTATTGTTTACAGCTGTATTAAAAAAGAGTTAAACTCATAACACTATCCTTCAGAAATAACATTCTTTAGGAATAGTTGATCAGTGTGTGCAACACCAACCCAAAATCAGGTAAAAACAGAAttataatgtctgaaatagtgttggaAACATTTTAGCTGAACAGCTTAGTTGAAGAACTGTTTATAGTAATGGACCACCAACATTTATGTATCTACAACAAACTTAGTGCATTTATTGAAGTAGGTACACTGTGTGTTCGTTGTATTCATTCACATTCCACTAAAGACAGGGTGAGTAGATAACTGTTACAGCCATTACAGAGAATGTAATTAAGGAAAATCTTTGCAACTTCAGAAATACATTGAAGGGAAAAACAGGAGGGtaaagaaaattatgaaagattcgcaaatatttttaaaaatcattaacACCAGAAAGACAATTATGCCAAGTATATAAAGACAATTATGCCAAGTATATAAAGACAATTATGCCAAGTATATATCTAATATATTATCAAATTTTTAAGAGCAGAGAAGCATGGTTTACAATATTCTATAAAATTTAAGAAGACCAAGTCAGAATAAAATTTGCTTCCTGTATTCAGTTGCTAGAGCTCTTTAAATAAGCTATGGTCTTTAGAATATGAAGGGTTTACAGACATGAACAATGAAGCAACAGTGTACAAAACTGAAATTTAAGAAGTAATGAACAGTCTGAAAGAACAGAAAAAGTACAGGTGGTGGCAACATAAATGGAGGACTGTTGAAAGATATACCCCTCTCAATGGCACAGAGAGCCTACAGATTCACATATGCATGCCAGAGAAGAAAATATATTCAGTCACCATGGGACCATAGTATCGAAaatccaatatttaaaaaatgaaaccaaTCTGTCTGTGACAAAAACAGAAGAATTAGTCTGATAAATACTGACTTATAAGTTGAGACTGGAAGGCCCGGTGTATAAGTGGAAGCAATGGAAAGAGAGGTGTTATTTTTCAAAAAAAGGaaggatttaattaattaatataacaGCAGGATGTGAATTATCATGAAATAGCACATTACATTATCTTTGGTATTTCTGGAAAGGGTCAAACAGGAAGTAAAATTAAATCACACTAATGTCCTATACAATGTGAATACATGAATTATGACAAGTCCACACGTAGCATGCAAGAGGTGCAAGCACAGCCCCAGTTAATGTTGCCAAAATTTCTTAATTCCAGTCTGATACTAATATTTAGCCAGGTAGATTAGATAAGAAAATATGAGGAAGCCACAGAGATGTGTATGAGTACCAAAATGCATAGTAAAGTCTATAGTATGCTTTTGTCCAATGGAGTACATAAAAAATCTAATATTGGTGTTGAGTGATAATTCAGTACAATTCATGGTTCAGTATTTCATTACGGATTTCAGTGACATGTAGCACCTGTCttaatgaacatgaaaaaaattGTACACTGTGCAGTTCAGTACAATAATAATGTTACATTATGTTAATGATAAGCGTCTTGCAAAGAGTGAATAATTAACAAGATTTAAATCCCATGGCATGAACTAACTATGTCGAATATTGATAACTAGGCTCTATTGAAATGTAATAATAAAAGATGACTTGGTGGAGGAGTGTGCTTTTGCCACTGTACCTTTCTAGACGCCggcatttcacttttgttgttaGACAGAGACAGCCAAACCATATCCATAGCCAGGAGCCTTAAACATTCAGTCACAAACAAAATGGTGAGAGAATGCAGGTGCTAAGTATGTAAAAATCAATTACACAAAGATATTTTTGTTTACCCTATTTTTTAATCTTGCTGCTAAGAATGCAGTTTGCTAAACAATAGATTCTTTTACATTAGTGCCTGTGTCCCAGGCCTATCCAAAATGTTCAGACATGTCAAACTGTACACTTCAGAAAATGaccaaaaaatgtagtatcctatgactaaaatATCAGTGAATCACACTCAGAACaggtcagctcatacaaatacatgggtgtaaaactttgtagtgttatgaagtggaattatcatataaactcAGTTGTGGGTAAACCAGGTGGTAGACTgtgtggttcattggtagaatactcagGAAGTTCAATCAGTCTAGAAAGGAGATTATTTACAAAATACTAAATGTATACAGTGAAGAGTAGCACAAAAGGCTACGCATTGCTCCCATGAATATCGTGAGGAGAAGATTAGCTTAATTATGGTATGCACAGAGGCAATTGACTggtcatacttccactctctgtatgtgaatggaacaggataaACCAAAATAATTGGTTCAATGGGATGTATACTGTAGCATGCAGTTACAGTTGCTTACAGAGTATAGGTGCCAATCTGCAACACACTTTGAAGCAGCTCAAAAAAATGGTTGGTGTGATTGTTAAAAAGTTAATAAAGATATCCCATTGTTTAGTTGATATTGAAGAGCTTGAAAATGGAACCAGAAAGGCATCATTCTGTAAGTTGTCAGACAGAGGCTACTGCAGATGGACCTGGGATTCCTGGAGACCCCTTATAATCGTATCATTTAAGTGACCCTCAGGCTAATCCCAGATCTTGCAAAAAACTTTTAGACAGACTCTCAACTCACAAATATGTATGATCCTCATCATATTAACATTATCAGAGGAGACTTTAAATTGTCCAGTACTCAGCTGGGATAGTTACAGTTTTTTAAAGAGGTGTTTGTAAGAAGATATTCTATGAATTGATACTAAATGCTCTCTCTGATAACTGCAAGGAACAAATAGTTCAGAAGGCCAATCATGATAGATATATATGAGCTGTAATGGCAAGAATTATATCTGAACTATTTGAGGATGTCTGTGTTGAAACTGATATCAACtatgaggcagttgtagcaacaatgattactaaaAGTAAGGGGACTTTATCTAGAAGTTCGCAAGGTGGCATCAGTGAGTctgacattgcttccacttacttgtgtcaaaCCCCTCCTGTTTTCTGTCCTGTTAgcctcccttggccaactcttgtTTTTCGACCCCAATGGTATTAGGTTTCAAGGCctgagggtgtctttcagtttcctaTCTCTCTCACTCCAGTACTGCGGGGTTTGATGCAGGACTCTAGCCCAAGGTTGTGGGTGAAGTCCCCAATGGCAGCTGTGGCAGAACAGTCAAAGACATGTTCTATGAAGACCTGTggaaatgcctggagaatgtttatGGATCAGGTAAACTCGTGTTACTGGTAGACTTTAATGCCAGGGTTGGGAATAAATGGAACAACTGGACCAACTGCATTGGCCCATACAGTATTGGAAATATGAATGAGAATGACCAGTAACTGCTGGAACTTTGcacctctctttctctctgcatCACTAACACTTACTTCCAGAACAGAGATGTGCACAAAGTAACAGAGAAACAACCACGTTCAGGCCATTGGCATCAGCTCGCATTCATCATAACCAGAAGAAGCAACCTACATCATGTCCTTAATTCCCGCATATATCACAGTACTGTCTGTGATACTGATCACTCTTTAGTTATGACCAAATCACGGTTCACACCAAAGAAGATTCACTCAGCCAAGAGCATTTGTCGAAGAGTGAAGATCAACACCAAAGCCATTCAAGATGATGCGCTGTACAAAATGTTCAGTGAAGAAACGGAGATGAAACTGAATCCTGAGCAATTTATAGCTGCACATAGCGCCAAAAATATGTGGCATCTAGCTAAAGAAAATATTATACTGACAGCTATTGGAACATCTGGGAAGCAGGGTAGGACTCAAAGTGTTTGCTTTACTGACTGTGAAAGTGAGTTGCATACATATATAGACAAGAAACATAATGCTCATATACAGGTTATGAATAATCCTGCAGACCACTGAGCAACAGCTGAATGCGAGGCCTGCAAAGATGCGCAACGAGTTCCTCGCCATTGCGCAAATAGATATTGGACCAACTTTTGTGAAACTATTCACATCTGCCAAGACAAAGGAGATTATAGTGGCATGTATCAAGGCATCAAAAAGGCCATTGGACCAACAAGCAGGAAGTTCACTGCAATAAAAGATCTAAATGGAGACCCAATCAACAATAAAAACCAGCAGCTAGATAGATGGATGCAGCACTATGATAAACTATACTCAGATGAGGTCAACATTTCTTCAGAAACTTTGGGTACTTTACCAACTTACCCAGTTATGTCTGAGCTTGATGATCCTCCCACTGTTGACGAATTAAAACTCACACTTAAAAGTCTAAAGCGAGGCAAGACTACAGGCCGTGATAACTTACCAACAGAAATAATCAAACTTGACTGCATTTTGCTGATATTGTATCAAATCCTACTGCAGTGCTGGGAAGAAGGCACAGTACCTCAAGACATGCAAGATGCAAATATAGTAACAATCTATAAGGGAAAAGACGACAGAGGtaattgtaacaactatagaggaatgTCTCTCTTGAGCATTTCTGGAAAGGTGTATGCAAGGATAATCCTGAAGAGACCGGAAACCTTGGCTGCTTGGATCTACCCTGTGTCACAGTGTAGATTTCGAACTGGCAGGTCCACAAGTGACATGATATTCACCTTGTGCCAACTACAAGAGAAGTGCCACAAACTCAGAGTGCCATTATATGTGGCTTTTGTTGACCTCAACAAAGCCTTTGACACCGCCAGTAGGGAGGGACTCTACAGCATATTGGAAAAAATTGGATGTCCCCAAACTTTGCTGTCTTTAATAAGATATTTTCATGACAATATGCGTGGCTCTGTAATCTTTGATGGCAGTACATCTAAACCATTCAGTATAAACTGTGGCATAAGACAAGGCTGTGTGTTGGCACCTACACTTTTTGGAATTATCCTCTCAGGTCTGCTCCAAGTGGCTTTCAAGAATTGCAATGTTGGGGTACATCTGCATACTAGGAAAGATGGAAGGCTtttcaatgtcagtcttctgaagagtAAGACAAAATGCTACTAGATGGTTGCTTGTGAactcctgtatgctgatgatgctgcaattgATGCAAACTCCGCAAAAGAGCTGCAAGAGCTAGTATCAATATTTAGTCACAAATGCCACCTATTCTcgatgagtgtaaacagcagtaagaccgtaATTATGATTTCAGGGTGCTAAAACAaagccgaatatcacactagatagcactactctgcaagtcgtagataacttctgctatcttggatctacaatagaatcaaacatgtctgttgacaaggaaattgatgcttGCATTGGGAGAGCTGTgacaacttttggcaaactctctacacatgtttggaaaaacaacaaactctctttgaccaccaaaattcttgtatatcaaacttgcatcctcagcatccttttgtatgcatcggaaacatggactacctatgccaaacaagaatgTTGctttaatgctttccacatgcggtgcctgaaATCCATCCTAGGAGTAAcatggaaggaccgagtgaccaatgaagcagtgctatctaaaactagcTGCAaaagtatttcagctatcttgaagcagagatgactccgctggctgggacatgCCCACcatatggatcctgacagattaccatgtgaggtgatgcttggagagatctctatagccaaaagacctgtaggatgtcctgtattgaggttcaaggactcctgtaaacgagatatggagagctttggaattgtcacaaacagatgggaggcacagGCTAGCGTGAGACCAGAggggcgtgatgatatatcatctggaatgtcgaagcatgatgaaggcttgttagacagatcaaggcagaaaaagctttgctgtgctaccactgctcctgcctcagcagcgagatacacttgtgacaattgtggcaagagatgccgtgctgccattggctggACAAGTCACacgaaaaaatgcaacccataaacacacagacactgcaacaagcATCTACCAAGATATCATGGccaatatatataatataaaataaaaattagaagaGGTATTTACATTTTCAAAGAGGGTGGAGTGACATGTATCTAAATGCAATGCTAAACATTCCGCTATGGAAAGGAGCACATTGAGCAATTGTGGCTCCACATGATGGAAAGGTATATAACTTGACACAACAGTTTATGATAGGGAGGATCTCCCAAGGTCTACAGTcactacaaagaaataaaaaaggcCGAATGGTAGTTAACTACACAAGTGGTAGAACAGTTAATGGTAGGAGGACCCTCCATGGACTACAGTCATTGTtaagaaacttctaaaaaaaacTAGCTACTACTGCATAATAGCTCTAAAACAAACCAGAGGACAAGAGAGACAAAGATGTTTTAACagggattaaaaacagtcttgaccacaataaaatatttattggtaaTGGTAACCAGTTACGGTAACAATGTGATCATCTTCAGAACATGTATACAGCAACGGTAGACAGTGGTAGGGAACAGAACAGGTGCTATATCTCCACAAACATCTCAACCACTTGACATTCACAGAGCTACAACACCTGCTCTGTTCGCTGCCACTGCCTTCCATCACAGTATGAATCTTTTTTGACCAAAACTGGTTgccattacaaataaatattttattgtgttcaAGTTGGTACTCGCCATATAGCAGGgatgctgaattgcagatagggacaacaaaaagacttttaATCAAAGCTTCCAGCTAAACAGTCCTTCATcagattagacaacacacacatacacaaacacattcaCGCAAACACATCTGACCCACATGTGcctacagtctctggctgccacgACCAGACTGCCAGTAGCAGCGTAAGGTGGGAGAAGCAAACTGAgtggtgggggtgaggaggaggctggcaTGGGGAGGTGAAGGGATAGCATGGTATGGGCGGAGGGTGATAAAgtcctgcttgtgggagcatacagggatgaggtgaggAGGAGGTGAGGCAGCTAGGTGCAATAGGGAAGTTAGACAGAGGCCGGAGAAGAGAGGGGGTAGTGGAAAAGCAGAGAAGTAAAAAcactgtgggtgtgttggtggagtaCAGGGCTATGTAGTGctcgaatgggaacagggaaggggctacacAGGTAAGGACAATGTCTAACAAaggttaaggccaggagggttacgggaacgtaggatatattccTGGCCTccgccttcattagtcattgtcccttACCCACCTATCCCCTTCTTGTTTCCATAGTAGGACTACACAACACTCTATTCCACTAACATACCCACTGTCctcctacttctctccttttcttctgttgccccccccccccccctcccaaatatcAGCTGACTTccctctaacctcccgactgctccCAGCTGGCCTACCCTCTCCCTACTTTGTCCCTGTATGCTTCCACAAGCAGTACTTTACAGCCTCCCATCTCTACGCTGCTATTCCTCCCCTTCCCCAATCCAGCCTCCTCCATACCTCCACCACCAAATTTGTTTCTCCCGTCATGGGTTGCTACTCACAGTCTGGCCTCGGCAGTCATGGATtatggtcatgtgtatgtgagttgcacttgcatggatatgtgtgtgtgttttttgcttaacagtctttttgttgtgcctatctgtgattcagaaGCTTCACAATATGGTTAGTAGCAactgttgttttcataaaattgtcattacaccatcctggattttacattgttgttAATTCATTTTAAATTATTCTAGCTAGATAACCAAGTTTCTCAAGAGAAATGTTCTGGAAAATTACAGGCATTTAGGTGCTGAATGAAACACTTTCAGATATCACCATGGCATTGAGTTaacccttcaatgactaccatagcagaatcttATCTAAAGACAACTTACTCCTGTACAGGAGTTTTACAGCAGTTTAATTTCTACATCTCTACAGATATGAGTGAGTGATTTTGAGAAATGGGTGAAA from Schistocerca gregaria isolate iqSchGreg1 chromosome 6, iqSchGreg1.2, whole genome shotgun sequence carries:
- the LOC126278286 gene encoding uncharacterized protein LOC126278286, with protein sequence MAPTVTLAARALPTGREVVPSTTLATCLLPPCAETAPLVDLATRTLPPCVEMTLIVATAARDLPPSTEVTLNIVLAAYTLPACAEVAPPIVLTTRTMPPSVEVPLTIILAACALPISTEVPPNNAVINRALPPCTEVAPLACLGTHTLPPYGVVPSTVSLAVCVMPPSVEVALPAHSTSLCMLKILTNSPQSHAKQRTSGSTDTSPSHPVPTSSADTTCTFLNFHVHSSLPLQGTWSPLFGGFQITAPVDLIIPPATCGVVVAANTSVLHSGGDVRPPLQAFMNYCDMPTTFQGMTITGPPPFPGFPSTARRATDTPQPRHASHVFSSFSPDTPSPLQGMRITGPPPFPGF